Proteins from one Natrinema salinisoli genomic window:
- a CDS encoding 2Fe-2S iron-sulfur cluster-binding protein yields MTSYDVTLERTDGPNRTLEVADDETVLDAAQRAGIRLPYDCRKGTCITCVGRLVGLEDGGSESETDETARPRDADAFTYRRTPRALTDGERADGYVLLCIAQPRTDCRIEVGPRVRAEVGDSPWS; encoded by the coding sequence ATGACGAGCTACGACGTGACGCTCGAGCGGACTGACGGCCCGAACCGGACGCTCGAGGTCGCCGACGACGAGACGGTCCTCGACGCGGCCCAGCGGGCCGGCATTCGGCTGCCCTACGACTGTCGGAAAGGGACCTGCATCACCTGCGTCGGTCGGCTGGTCGGCCTCGAAGACGGAGGGAGCGAATCCGAGACGGACGAGACGGCGCGGCCGCGGGACGCCGACGCGTTCACGTATCGTCGGACCCCCCGGGCGCTGACCGACGGCGAACGAGCGGACGGCTACGTCCTGCTGTGCATCGCGCAGCCACGGACTGACTGCCGCATCGAGGTCGGGCCGCGTGTCCGCGCCGAAGTCGGGGACAGTCCCTGGTCGTAG
- a CDS encoding translation initiation factor: MADNDDELDDLLDELDSQGDLETSQQMLSIRTESRRYDKPVTIIEGFDLTKSEIESTASDLKSSLGTGGTVDDGRIELQGDHRDRVPELLRDRGFDVRE, encoded by the coding sequence ATGGCAGACAACGACGACGAGCTCGACGACCTCCTCGACGAACTCGACAGTCAGGGCGACCTCGAGACGTCCCAGCAGATGCTGTCGATCCGAACGGAGAGCCGCCGCTACGACAAGCCGGTGACGATCATCGAGGGGTTCGATCTCACGAAATCGGAGATCGAATCGACCGCCTCGGATCTGAAGAGTTCGCTGGGTACGGGCGGAACCGTCGACGACGGTCGCATCGAATTGCAAGGAGATCACCGCGATCGGGTCCCGGAGCTCCTCCGGGATCGAGGGTTCGACGTTCGCGAGTGA
- a CDS encoding ABC transporter ATP-binding protein produces the protein MPAITVDNLTKSFGQTLALDDLSFQVEEGEVFGFLGPNGAGKSTTINIVLDFARPSAGEVTVLGMDAQQRSRDIRRRTGVLPEGVETYDRLTARQHLEFAIESKNANDEPETLLERVGLVDAIDKKAGGYSKGMSQRLMLAMALVGEPDLLILDEPSTGLDPNGAREMRDIVREENERGATVFFSSHIMEQVEAVCDRVGILRDGEMVAVDSVEGLRDSVEGGTTLRVTVDRIDDDALQAVRSLPDVGSATVEDGTPPTLIVDVDGSKTTVLSTLEDRGIEVQDFSTSEASLDDVFRSYTTETEVQAR, from the coding sequence ATGCCAGCTATCACAGTCGACAATCTGACCAAATCTTTCGGTCAGACCCTCGCACTCGACGATCTCTCCTTCCAGGTCGAGGAGGGCGAGGTGTTCGGATTCCTCGGTCCCAACGGTGCCGGGAAGTCGACGACGATCAACATCGTTCTCGATTTCGCCCGCCCGTCCGCGGGCGAGGTCACCGTCCTCGGAATGGATGCCCAGCAACGCAGCCGGGACATCCGGCGGCGGACCGGCGTCCTGCCCGAAGGCGTCGAGACCTACGATCGCCTGACCGCCCGCCAGCACCTCGAGTTCGCGATCGAGTCGAAAAACGCGAACGACGAGCCCGAAACCCTGCTCGAGCGCGTCGGCCTGGTCGACGCCATCGACAAGAAAGCCGGCGGCTACTCGAAGGGGATGTCCCAGCGGCTCATGCTCGCGATGGCGCTGGTCGGCGAACCCGACCTCCTCATCCTGGACGAGCCGTCGACCGGCCTCGACCCCAACGGTGCCCGCGAGATGCGCGACATCGTCCGCGAGGAGAACGAACGGGGCGCGACCGTCTTCTTCTCGAGCCACATCATGGAGCAGGTCGAGGCGGTCTGTGACCGCGTCGGCATCCTTCGCGACGGCGAGATGGTCGCCGTCGACTCCGTCGAGGGTCTTCGCGACTCCGTCGAGGGCGGCACGACGCTGCGGGTCACCGTCGACCGGATCGACGACGACGCCCTCCAGGCGGTCCGCTCGCTGCCCGACGTCGGCAGTGCGACTGTCGAAGACGGAACTCCGCCGACACTCATCGTCGACGTCGACGGGTCGAAGACCACCGTCCTCTCGACGCTCGAGGACCGCGGCATCGAGGTCCAGGACTTCTCGACGAGCGAGGCGTCGCTCGACGACGTCTTCCGCTCGTACACGACGGAGACGGAGGTGCAGGCGCGATGA
- a CDS encoding 2Fe-2S iron-sulfur cluster-binding protein has protein sequence MSGGSNGRPPTHEVRLEWPDGRTRTLAVRDDETVLEAAERAGVALPYGCLTGACGTCTGRLLEGDGAEPTDDDTGAVTAEDVFAYRRRPRALKDRHRTEGYVLLCVASPRADCRIAVGSSVQSELVENPWK, from the coding sequence GTGAGCGGCGGATCGAACGGCCGTCCCCCGACCCACGAGGTCCGACTCGAGTGGCCCGACGGCCGGACGCGGACGCTCGCGGTTCGCGACGACGAGACGGTCCTCGAGGCCGCCGAGCGGGCGGGCGTCGCGCTCCCCTACGGCTGTCTGACCGGCGCCTGCGGAACCTGTACCGGGCGATTGCTCGAGGGCGACGGAGCCGAGCCGACGGACGACGACACCGGAGCCGTCACCGCCGAGGACGTCTTCGCGTACCGCCGGCGACCTCGGGCGCTGAAGGACCGACACCGAACGGAGGGGTACGTGCTGTTGTGCGTCGCCTCGCCGCGGGCCGATTGTCGGATCGCGGTCGGCTCGAGCGTGCAGTCGGAACTGGTCGAGAACCCGTGGAAGTAG
- the ligA gene encoding NAD-dependent DNA ligase LigA translates to MPVADEDADEDNPYLRDPPTDFEPVEALSAAEAERQVERLRAAIREHDRRYYVESEPVIADRTYDALFTRLRELEEAFDLSHPDSPTRSVGGEPIEAFETVEHVAPMLSIDQSGDVEDVREFDERVRREVGDVRYVCEPKFDGVSMEFVYEAGSLERAVTRGDGREGDDVTRNARTIGSVPQQLHGDYPDSLAVRGEVYMPKDAFQAHNRERIERGEEPFANPRNATAGTIRQLDPSVVADRPLAVFYFDVLEASELEDTHREALERFPEFGLRVNDRVEVVDDIESAIDYRDRLLEARDDLDYEIDGVVIKVDDRDAREELGQTARHDRWAFAYKFPARAEVTPIADVAVQVGRTGRLTPVALLEPVDVGGVTVSRASLHNPEEIAEKNVNIGDTVRVQRAGDVIPYVEEVVEKNSEGHYEMPETCPVCDSPVERDGPMAFCTGGLGCDAQLRRSIEYYAGDDGLDLEGLGEKSVRQLVDAGLLDSVADLYELEYEDLAALEGWGETSAENLLDEIEGSREPPLPDFVSALGIPLVGPTTARELAREFGTFEALREAAEDDPDRLEGVDDVGDTVAETIHEFFTGEANAAVVDDVLEHVSPQEFETDAGGDELAGLTFVFTGSLEGMTRDEAQELVETRGANATGSVSGNTDYLVAGENPGATKQADARDNDVPIVDEAEFRALLEERGIDLE, encoded by the coding sequence ATGCCAGTCGCCGACGAAGACGCGGACGAAGATAACCCGTACCTCCGGGATCCGCCGACTGACTTCGAGCCGGTCGAGGCCCTCTCGGCAGCCGAGGCCGAGCGACAGGTCGAACGGTTGCGCGCGGCCATCCGCGAGCACGACCGCCGGTACTACGTCGAGAGCGAGCCCGTCATCGCCGACCGGACCTACGACGCGCTGTTCACCCGGCTGCGCGAACTCGAGGAAGCGTTCGATCTCTCCCATCCCGACAGCCCGACGCGGAGCGTCGGCGGCGAGCCGATCGAGGCGTTCGAGACGGTCGAGCACGTCGCGCCGATGCTCTCGATCGACCAGAGCGGCGACGTCGAGGACGTCCGGGAGTTCGACGAGCGGGTCCGACGGGAGGTTGGCGACGTTCGGTACGTCTGCGAACCCAAGTTCGACGGCGTCTCCATGGAGTTCGTCTACGAAGCGGGGAGCCTCGAGCGCGCGGTCACTCGCGGGGACGGCCGCGAGGGCGACGACGTCACGCGCAACGCGCGCACGATCGGTTCCGTCCCACAGCAACTCCACGGCGACTACCCCGACTCCCTCGCGGTGCGGGGCGAGGTCTACATGCCAAAAGACGCCTTCCAGGCGCACAACCGCGAGCGCATCGAGCGCGGCGAGGAACCCTTCGCCAATCCCCGGAACGCCACCGCCGGGACCATCCGCCAGCTCGACCCCTCGGTCGTCGCCGACCGCCCGCTCGCAGTCTTCTACTTCGACGTCCTCGAGGCCTCGGAACTCGAGGACACGCACCGGGAAGCGCTCGAGCGCTTCCCCGAGTTCGGGCTCCGGGTGAACGATCGCGTGGAGGTCGTAGACGATATCGAAAGCGCGATCGACTACCGCGACCGCCTGCTCGAGGCCCGCGACGACCTGGACTACGAGATCGACGGCGTCGTCATCAAGGTCGACGACCGCGACGCGCGCGAAGAACTCGGACAAACGGCGCGTCACGACCGCTGGGCGTTCGCCTACAAGTTCCCCGCCCGCGCCGAGGTGACGCCGATCGCCGACGTGGCAGTTCAGGTCGGCCGGACGGGGCGATTGACGCCCGTCGCCCTGCTCGAGCCGGTCGACGTCGGCGGCGTCACCGTCTCGCGGGCGAGCCTGCACAACCCCGAGGAGATCGCCGAAAAGAACGTCAATATCGGCGACACGGTCCGGGTCCAGCGCGCCGGCGACGTGATCCCGTACGTCGAGGAGGTCGTCGAGAAGAACAGCGAGGGCCACTACGAGATGCCCGAGACGTGTCCCGTCTGCGACAGCCCCGTCGAACGCGACGGCCCGATGGCCTTCTGCACCGGCGGGCTGGGTTGTGACGCCCAGCTCCGGCGTTCGATCGAGTACTACGCGGGCGACGACGGGCTCGATCTCGAGGGGCTGGGCGAGAAGAGCGTCCGTCAGCTCGTCGACGCCGGCCTGCTCGACTCCGTCGCCGACCTCTACGAACTCGAGTACGAGGATCTCGCGGCGCTCGAGGGATGGGGCGAGACCAGCGCCGAGAACCTGCTCGACGAGATCGAGGGGAGCCGCGAGCCGCCACTGCCCGATTTCGTCTCCGCGCTGGGTATCCCCCTGGTCGGTCCGACGACGGCTCGGGAACTCGCCCGCGAGTTCGGCACCTTCGAGGCGCTCCGCGAGGCCGCCGAAGACGACCCCGACCGACTCGAGGGGGTCGACGACGTCGGCGACACCGTGGCCGAGACGATTCACGAATTCTTCACGGGCGAGGCCAACGCCGCGGTCGTCGACGACGTGCTCGAACACGTCTCACCCCAGGAGTTCGAGACCGATGCCGGCGGCGACGAACTCGCGGGCCTCACCTTCGTCTTCACCGGTTCGCTCGAGGGAATGACCAGGGACGAGGCCCAGGAGCTCGTCGAGACCCGCGGCGCGAACGCGACGGGCAGCGTCTCGGGCAACACGGACTACCTCGTCGCCGGCGAGAATCCGGGCGCGACGAAACAGGCGGACGCGCGGGACAACGACGTGCCGATCGTCGACGAGGCGGAGTTTCGGGCGCTGCTCGAGGAGCGAGGGATCGACCTCGAGTAA
- a CDS encoding selenium-binding family protein codes for MSDASTGGDVEPDHDHEHHHEGPGYATPQAAIEEGEREKLAYVMSLYVGTDVDASDFVAVVDLDPESDTYAEIVDRIEMPERGDELHHFGWNACSSSCHMDGLERRHLIVPGQRSSRIHVIDAKDRRNPELETVIEPEEVFEYDLSAPHTVHCIPDGEILISMLGDADGELPGGFLELNDDFEIEGRWEPPGEIEMNYDYWYQPRQNVMVSSEWAAPKTYYPGFDLDDVEAGNYGRKLHFWDWENGTVEQTIDLGEEGMIPLEVRFLHTPESTHGFVGAALSSNIFHFWRDDDAGEYRAEKAIDFESREHEDWDMPVPGLTTDILISMDDRYLFGSNWLHGEVWMYDISDPSNPRRADSLSVGGTFGEVQEVQGRELNAGPQMLQLSLDGERLYWTTSLFSSWDEQFYPEEGEQGSVMLKADVDPRTGTLELDEDFLVDWGECPEGPARAHEIRWPDGDCTSDVWQ; via the coding sequence ATGAGTGATGCGAGCACAGGCGGCGACGTCGAACCGGACCACGACCACGAACACCACCACGAGGGCCCCGGCTACGCGACGCCACAGGCCGCTATCGAGGAGGGTGAGCGAGAAAAACTGGCCTACGTGATGAGCCTCTACGTCGGGACGGACGTCGACGCGTCGGATTTCGTCGCGGTCGTCGACCTCGATCCCGAGTCGGACACCTACGCCGAAATCGTCGACCGCATCGAGATGCCCGAGCGCGGCGACGAACTCCATCACTTCGGGTGGAACGCCTGCTCGTCGTCCTGCCACATGGACGGCTTGGAGCGGCGACATCTGATCGTTCCCGGCCAACGCTCCTCGCGAATTCACGTAATCGACGCGAAAGACCGGCGGAATCCCGAACTGGAGACGGTGATCGAACCCGAGGAGGTCTTCGAGTACGACCTCTCGGCACCCCACACCGTCCACTGCATCCCGGACGGCGAGATTCTGATCAGCATGCTCGGCGACGCCGACGGCGAGCTGCCGGGCGGCTTCCTCGAGCTGAACGACGACTTCGAGATCGAAGGGCGCTGGGAGCCGCCGGGCGAGATCGAGATGAACTACGACTACTGGTACCAGCCCCGACAGAACGTGATGGTGTCCAGCGAGTGGGCCGCCCCAAAAACGTACTATCCGGGCTTCGACCTCGACGACGTCGAAGCGGGCAACTACGGCCGGAAGCTCCACTTCTGGGACTGGGAGAACGGGACCGTCGAGCAGACGATCGACCTCGGCGAGGAGGGGATGATCCCGCTCGAGGTACGATTCCTCCACACGCCAGAATCGACGCACGGGTTCGTCGGGGCCGCGCTCTCGTCGAACATATTCCACTTCTGGCGCGACGACGACGCGGGCGAGTACCGCGCCGAGAAGGCCATCGACTTCGAGAGCCGGGAGCACGAAGACTGGGATATGCCCGTTCCAGGCCTGACGACCGATATCCTGATCTCGATGGACGATCGGTACCTGTTCGGCTCGAACTGGCTCCACGGCGAGGTCTGGATGTACGACATCTCGGACCCGTCGAACCCGCGACGGGCTGACTCGCTCTCCGTCGGCGGGACCTTCGGCGAGGTTCAGGAAGTGCAGGGCCGCGAGCTGAACGCCGGTCCGCAGATGTTACAGCTCTCGCTCGACGGCGAGCGTCTCTACTGGACGACGTCGCTGTTCTCCTCGTGGGACGAGCAGTTCTATCCCGAGGAGGGCGAGCAGGGATCGGTGATGCTGAAAGCCGACGTCGATCCGCGAACGGGGACGCTCGAGCTCGACGAGGACTTCCTCGTCGACTGGGGCGAGTGCCCCGAAGGGCCGGCCCGCGCCCACGAGATCCGGTGGCCCGACGGCGACTGTACGAGCGACGTCTGGCAGTGA
- a CDS encoding ArsA family ATPase, translating to MTDCIFYGGKGGVGKTTCAAATGLSLAADGRETLVVSTDPAHSLADSLEADIGPEPTEIVPSESAVALADGPAQDGSLWAVEIDPETQRERYEKLAQALASDLRSAGVSLSNEEVERLFATGAPAGSDEIAALDLLVEYVDSGEWDTVVFDTAPTGHTLRLFDMPDVMGMALETAQSLRGQAKRIGNAAKTAVFGPMSMMTRSGDDEEESLAVFQARLERAREVLVDPERTEFRVVLIPESMAISETERLVERLREAGVPVERLVVNRVLEDPHEGCPRCRSRQDRHEERLAEVRSTFSELEVVTLPDLEGEVQGRESLAVIAERLPR from the coding sequence GTGACCGACTGCATCTTCTACGGCGGTAAAGGCGGCGTCGGCAAGACGACCTGTGCGGCCGCAACTGGCCTCTCGCTGGCCGCTGACGGTCGGGAAACGCTCGTCGTCTCGACCGATCCGGCCCACTCGCTTGCCGACTCGCTCGAGGCCGATATCGGTCCGGAACCGACCGAGATCGTGCCGTCGGAGTCCGCTGTCGCGCTCGCGGACGGCCCAGCCCAGGACGGGAGCCTGTGGGCCGTCGAGATCGACCCCGAAACCCAGCGAGAGCGCTACGAGAAACTGGCGCAGGCGCTGGCGTCGGACCTCCGCAGTGCCGGGGTCAGCCTCTCCAACGAAGAAGTCGAACGGCTCTTCGCGACGGGTGCGCCGGCCGGCAGCGACGAGATCGCGGCCCTTGATTTGCTGGTCGAGTACGTCGATTCGGGCGAGTGGGATACCGTCGTCTTCGACACCGCGCCGACGGGCCACACCCTGCGACTCTTCGATATGCCGGACGTCATGGGGATGGCGCTCGAGACGGCCCAGTCGCTCCGCGGACAGGCAAAGCGGATCGGGAACGCGGCCAAGACGGCGGTGTTCGGGCCGATGTCGATGATGACCCGCAGCGGTGACGACGAGGAGGAGAGCCTCGCGGTGTTTCAGGCTCGCCTCGAGCGCGCCCGCGAGGTACTCGTCGACCCGGAGCGGACCGAGTTTCGCGTGGTACTCATTCCGGAGTCGATGGCGATTTCGGAGACCGAGCGGCTCGTCGAGCGACTCCGCGAGGCTGGCGTCCCGGTCGAACGGTTGGTGGTGAACCGCGTCCTCGAGGACCCCCACGAGGGCTGCCCGCGCTGTCGGTCGCGCCAGGACCGCCACGAGGAGCGACTCGCGGAGGTCCGGTCGACGTTTTCCGAGCTCGAGGTCGTGACGCTCCCAGATCTCGAGGGCGAGGTACAGGGCCGCGAGTCGCTCGCGGTGATCGCCGAGCGGCTCCCCCGGTGA
- a CDS encoding HalOD1 output domain-containing protein produces the protein MNYEGSRPRFDRWENHLLVLSGLVALVCVAFISATPGPKFFEIPEVIVPLGVSIGLSLYTVRLQRRNRPTDRPDPMITYVWAGALASGAIGAFWMGLHLYYGLPIDVLPDKILTVLSGGLAVGVFLGRSASTGYRPDADADRARVVAETSWTTPSEPSSILEAVVETLADLEGVDPHELGPLYDSIDPEVFDGLQAQDDSHWQLLFYADEYEVRVNSHGTVTVYSLESPDDRSRPTSVN, from the coding sequence ATGAATTACGAGGGGTCTCGGCCACGGTTCGATCGGTGGGAGAATCACCTGCTCGTCCTCAGTGGTCTCGTCGCTCTCGTCTGCGTGGCCTTCATCTCAGCGACGCCCGGACCGAAATTCTTCGAGATTCCCGAAGTGATCGTTCCGCTGGGGGTTTCGATCGGCCTCAGTCTGTATACCGTCCGGTTGCAGCGACGAAATCGGCCGACGGACCGGCCGGATCCGATGATAACGTACGTGTGGGCCGGCGCGCTCGCGTCCGGCGCTATCGGCGCCTTCTGGATGGGACTGCACCTCTACTACGGCCTGCCGATCGACGTGTTACCGGACAAGATACTCACCGTTCTGAGCGGGGGGCTGGCCGTCGGCGTCTTCCTGGGCCGATCGGCCAGTACCGGTTACCGGCCCGATGCGGACGCCGATCGAGCCCGCGTCGTTGCCGAGACCAGCTGGACGACCCCCTCGGAGCCGAGCTCGATCCTCGAGGCGGTCGTGGAGACGCTGGCGGACCTCGAGGGCGTCGATCCTCACGAACTCGGCCCGCTCTACGACTCGATCGATCCGGAGGTGTTCGACGGATTACAGGCCCAGGACGACTCCCACTGGCAACTGCTCTTCTACGCGGACGAGTACGAGGTGCGCGTGAACAGTCACGGGACGGTCACCGTCTACAGCCTCGAGTCGCCGGACGATCGATCGCGACCGACGTCCGTAAACTGA
- a CDS encoding excinuclease ABC subunit C: MNADGVRERAGSLPREPGVYQFREGGTTLYVGKAVDLRDRVRSYADPRSARIRRMVDRADEIEIAVTDTETQALLLEANLIKRHQPRYNVRLKDDKSYPMVQLTAHDAPRIEITRDPAESATVFGPYTSKVQVETVVKALRETYGVRGCSDHKYAGRDRPCLDYEMGLCTAPCTREIDLESYRQDVTAVERFLEGETGILADPLRREMEAAAQEQNFERAANLRDRLETVEAFHGEGGEAVQSVGDEQGVDVLGVAIEGEDATVARLRAESGKLVDRDRHTLEAPGATGDGVAGETKGVPAVLAAFIVQYYAERELPDALLLPERHGDEEVAAWLEAAGVSVRVPGAGREAKLVELALKNARRNVGRRDECGMLADALEIDSARRIEGFDVSHAQGKAAVGSNVTFVDGSAEKGDYRRKKLTDQNDDYDNMRALLEWRASRAVEDRDDRPDPDLLLIDGGEGQLEAARDALEAVGWDVPAVALAKAEERVVTPHRTFSWPSDAPHLHLLQRVRDESHRFAVQYHQTVRDEVKTVLDDVQGVGPETRKRLLGRFGSVENVREASLEDLRSVEGIGEKTAETIKSRL; encoded by the coding sequence ATGAACGCCGACGGGGTTCGCGAGCGTGCCGGATCGTTGCCGCGAGAGCCCGGCGTCTACCAGTTCCGCGAGGGGGGGACGACCCTCTACGTCGGGAAGGCCGTCGACCTTCGGGATCGGGTGCGATCCTACGCCGATCCGCGCAGCGCGCGGATCCGCCGAATGGTCGACCGGGCCGACGAGATCGAGATCGCGGTCACCGATACCGAGACGCAGGCTCTGCTGCTCGAGGCGAACCTGATCAAGCGCCACCAGCCCCGCTACAACGTCCGGCTCAAGGACGACAAATCGTATCCGATGGTCCAGCTGACGGCCCACGACGCCCCGCGGATCGAGATCACTCGCGATCCCGCCGAGTCGGCGACCGTCTTCGGGCCCTACACCAGCAAGGTCCAGGTCGAGACCGTCGTGAAAGCGCTCCGGGAAACGTACGGCGTCCGAGGCTGCTCGGACCACAAGTACGCGGGCCGCGACCGGCCCTGTCTGGATTACGAGATGGGACTCTGTACGGCCCCCTGTACCCGCGAAATCGACCTCGAGAGCTACCGACAGGACGTCACCGCGGTCGAGCGTTTTCTGGAGGGCGAGACAGGAATCCTCGCCGATCCGCTGCGCCGGGAGATGGAGGCCGCAGCGCAGGAGCAGAACTTCGAGCGCGCGGCGAACCTGCGGGACCGCCTCGAGACCGTCGAGGCCTTCCACGGCGAGGGCGGCGAGGCGGTCCAGTCGGTCGGCGACGAGCAGGGCGTCGACGTCCTCGGCGTCGCCATCGAGGGCGAGGACGCGACCGTCGCGCGCCTGCGCGCCGAAAGCGGCAAACTGGTCGATCGGGATCGGCACACGCTCGAGGCACCCGGCGCTACCGGAGACGGCGTCGCCGGCGAAACCAAAGGCGTCCCCGCCGTCCTCGCCGCCTTCATCGTCCAGTACTACGCCGAGCGCGAGCTCCCCGACGCCCTGCTCCTGCCCGAGCGCCACGGCGACGAGGAGGTCGCCGCCTGGCTCGAGGCCGCGGGCGTCTCGGTCCGCGTCCCGGGTGCGGGCCGGGAGGCGAAACTCGTCGAACTCGCGCTGAAGAACGCCCGGCGTAACGTGGGCCGACGCGACGAGTGCGGAATGCTCGCGGACGCCCTCGAGATCGACTCGGCCCGGCGGATCGAGGGATTCGACGTGAGCCACGCCCAGGGGAAGGCAGCGGTCGGGAGCAACGTCACGTTCGTCGACGGCAGCGCCGAGAAGGGCGACTATCGACGGAAGAAGCTGACCGATCAGAACGACGACTACGACAATATGCGCGCCTTGCTCGAGTGGCGCGCCAGCCGCGCCGTCGAGGACCGGGACGACCGGCCCGACCCAGATTTACTGTTGATCGACGGCGGAGAGGGACAGCTCGAGGCGGCCCGCGACGCGCTCGAGGCGGTCGGCTGGGACGTCCCGGCAGTCGCGCTGGCGAAAGCCGAGGAGCGCGTGGTGACGCCCCACCGGACGTTCTCGTGGCCGAGCGACGCGCCGCACCTGCATCTCCTCCAGCGCGTGCGCGACGAGTCCCACCGCTTCGCCGTGCAGTACCACCAGACGGTGCGGGACGAGGTGAAGACGGTGCTCGACGACGTGCAGGGGGTCGGGCCCGAAACGCGAAAGCGGCTGCTCGGTCGCTTCGGCAGCGTCGAGAACGTCCGCGAGGCGAGCCTCGAGGATCTCCGGAGCGTGGAGGGGATCGGCGAGAAGACGGCGGAGACGATCAAATCCCGGCTCTGA
- a CDS encoding multidrug transporter has product MALSLGRNSSPLVTAIGVTVALVAIVGTQFLGWEWGSGQLVPTIIGVVAAVIAAFVVLTRRG; this is encoded by the coding sequence ATGGCACTCTCGCTCGGTCGAAACTCGTCCCCGCTCGTCACGGCGATCGGAGTAACCGTTGCACTCGTGGCGATCGTCGGAACGCAGTTCCTCGGCTGGGAGTGGGGGTCGGGACAGCTCGTCCCGACGATTATCGGCGTCGTCGCTGCCGTAATTGCCGCCTTCGTGGTCCTCACTCGCCGCGGGTGA
- a CDS encoding ABC transporter permease yields the protein MSAETGSATAGSGGAASSSINPESVRAIAKKDFQDSVRSWLFWGLSAFFFALLVIVTGVLSYFGEDIAAQGATTGMLVLFVSQITKLVVPLIALVLGWKSIAGERESGSIKILLSLPNSRKDVLLGKLLGRSAVLSLSLTVGFGLAAIVVAALLGGFDIVDYVGLLVMSIVYGVAYTSIAVTLSSLTRSTTMAGAAMAGIFVMFYGVWNGLEGAFRLLAQREFLFFDTVTYTATVQGQEFEAERLQDWVYFVLNLDPGQAYTNGLTLLTDVDALENQATINAQMFGGEFPIFLQDWFSFLILLFWIVVPMAVALYQFDRVDI from the coding sequence ATGAGCGCCGAAACGGGCTCCGCCACGGCGGGGTCGGGCGGCGCGGCCTCGAGTTCGATCAACCCCGAAAGCGTCCGCGCGATCGCGAAGAAGGACTTCCAGGATTCGGTCCGATCGTGGCTGTTCTGGGGACTGAGTGCGTTCTTCTTCGCGCTTCTGGTCATCGTGACGGGGGTTCTCTCGTACTTCGGTGAAGATATCGCGGCGCAGGGGGCGACGACCGGGATGCTCGTGTTGTTCGTCAGTCAGATCACGAAGCTCGTGGTCCCGCTGATCGCACTGGTACTCGGCTGGAAGTCGATCGCGGGCGAACGCGAGTCCGGGAGCATCAAAATCCTCCTGTCGCTTCCTAACTCTCGGAAGGACGTCCTGCTCGGCAAGCTGCTCGGCCGTTCGGCCGTCCTATCGCTGTCGCTGACCGTCGGGTTCGGACTCGCCGCCATCGTCGTCGCCGCGTTGCTCGGCGGCTTCGATATCGTCGACTACGTCGGCTTGCTCGTGATGTCGATCGTCTACGGCGTCGCCTACACGAGCATCGCCGTCACACTCTCGTCACTCACGCGCTCGACGACGATGGCCGGGGCCGCGATGGCCGGCATCTTCGTCATGTTCTACGGCGTCTGGAACGGCCTCGAGGGAGCGTTCCGCCTGCTCGCCCAGCGGGAATTCCTCTTCTTCGATACGGTCACGTATACGGCGACGGTCCAGGGCCAAGAATTCGAGGCGGAGCGGCTCCAGGACTGGGTGTATTTCGTGCTGAATCTCGACCCGGGCCAGGCCTATACGAACGGTTTGACCCTGCTTACGGACGTCGACGCGCTCGAAAACCAGGCCACGATCAACGCACAGATGTTCGGTGGCGAGTTCCCGATATTCCTGCAGGACTGGTTTTCCTTCCTGATCCTGCTGTTCTGGATCGTCGTCCCGATGGCCGTCGCGCTCTATCAGTTCGATCGCGTCGACATCTGA
- a CDS encoding GNAT family N-acetyltransferase has protein sequence MNVRAATPDDFEAITAVARDTWHDTYDELEAEVIDRTVDDWYTDDSMPLEAPGTVVLVVERDGQLVGFTHAVAQGDKADILRMYVHPDHQGEGIGSTLHDRLIAELESYDVDRIRSIDFAFNETSRAFYEGLGFEQTDTGEVEIDGEFYDEAVYTLEL, from the coding sequence ATGAACGTCCGAGCCGCGACACCAGACGACTTCGAGGCGATTACCGCCGTCGCTCGCGATACCTGGCACGACACCTACGACGAACTCGAGGCCGAGGTGATAGACCGAACCGTCGACGACTGGTACACCGACGACTCGATGCCGCTCGAGGCCCCTGGTACGGTCGTTCTCGTCGTCGAACGAGATGGCCAACTCGTCGGCTTTACCCACGCGGTCGCACAGGGCGACAAAGCCGACATCCTTCGGATGTACGTCCACCCTGACCACCAGGGCGAAGGGATCGGCTCGACGCTCCACGACCGACTGATCGCCGAGCTCGAGTCCTACGACGTCGACCGAATCCGATCAATCGACTTCGCGTTCAACGAGACCAGCCGCGCGTTCTACGAGGGACTGGGCTTCGAACAGACCGATACGGGCGAGGTCGAGATCGACGGTGAGTTCTACGACGAAGCGGTCTACACGCTCGAACTGTAA